The following coding sequences lie in one Effusibacillus lacus genomic window:
- a CDS encoding sulfite exporter TauE/SafE family protein: MDYGLIATLFVIGFIGSFISGLVGIGGSIIKYPMLLYIPPALGFAAYTAHEVAGISAVQVFFATLSGVLALRNEKVMNYKLVAYMGVAIIIGSFAGGYGGKFLSGETISFVYAVLATIAAAMMFVPKKGLDDVPLEQVDFNRTIATVSALVVGVASGIVGAAGAFILVPIMLLILKIPTRMTIASSLAITFLSSIGSTAGKVMAGDVLFWPSAIMVIASVLAAPAGAKLGTRVNTKVLQGILAVLILGTALKIWFEIATK, encoded by the coding sequence ATGGACTATGGATTGATTGCAACATTATTCGTGATAGGGTTTATCGGCTCGTTTATTTCGGGGCTTGTGGGGATCGGGGGTTCCATCATCAAATATCCGATGCTGTTATACATTCCCCCTGCTCTGGGATTCGCCGCTTATACAGCCCATGAGGTAGCGGGGATCAGCGCGGTGCAGGTTTTTTTCGCTACCCTGTCGGGTGTCCTGGCTTTGCGAAATGAAAAGGTAATGAACTATAAGCTTGTGGCGTATATGGGAGTGGCCATTATCATCGGCAGTTTCGCCGGCGGCTACGGCGGGAAATTTCTGTCGGGGGAAACGATCAGTTTTGTTTATGCGGTATTGGCCACTATTGCTGCTGCCATGATGTTTGTACCGAAAAAGGGGTTGGATGACGTACCGCTTGAGCAGGTGGATTTCAACCGTACGATTGCCACTGTTTCCGCTCTTGTCGTAGGCGTCGCTTCCGGTATTGTAGGCGCAGCAGGGGCGTTTATCCTTGTGCCCATTATGCTGCTCATTTTAAAGATACCGACCCGGATGACCATAGCATCCTCGCTTGCAATCACGTTTCTGTCATCCATCGGTTCAACGGCAGGTAAAGTAATGGCGGGCGACGTTCTTTTCTGGCCTTCCGCAATCATGGTAATTGCCAGTGTACTGGCTGCACCGGCGGGAGCAAAACTTGGCACCAGGGTCAACACGAAAGTTCTTCAAGGAATTCTCGCCGTTTTGATTCTTGGGACAGCATTAAAAATCTGGTTCGAAATTGCAACGAAATAA
- a CDS encoding MBL fold metallo-hydrolase: protein MAIAMINAKELYEKINAGPLFILDVRNPEEYNDWKIEHKNVSSINIPYFDFLEDNEDNYKDLPKDREIVVICAKGGGAEMVAELLDERGFTVSYLGLGMIEWSQFYHPVTVAAKDNMKLIQINRVAKGCLSYMIISDGQAMVVDPGRHTEEYLKIAEQENAKIVDIMDTHCHADHISGGPEISHKTSGTYYISTGELQGADLPHEPLEKYDSIKVGSVDVKVLAVPTPGHTPGSTSFLINDKYLLSGDTVFVGGLGRPDLGGKAREWAQSLYDTVFKKLADLPDSVMVLPSHYASPSEVNDNGYVGALLGEIRKNNEIMRTENRAEFTEMVVATAGQSTPPNFEEILQINIGAVEVTPDKAAELEIGPNRCAVHHA, encoded by the coding sequence ATGGCAATCGCAATGATCAATGCAAAAGAACTGTATGAAAAAATAAATGCGGGCCCCCTGTTCATTCTGGATGTCCGCAATCCGGAGGAATACAACGATTGGAAAATTGAGCACAAAAATGTATCTTCGATCAATATTCCCTATTTTGACTTTCTCGAAGACAACGAAGACAATTACAAAGATCTTCCGAAGGATCGTGAAATTGTCGTGATCTGCGCCAAAGGCGGCGGCGCCGAAATGGTGGCGGAGCTGCTTGATGAAAGAGGGTTCACGGTAAGCTATCTGGGGCTCGGCATGATTGAATGGAGCCAATTCTACCATCCTGTCACAGTGGCTGCCAAAGACAACATGAAATTGATTCAAATCAATCGTGTGGCAAAAGGTTGCCTTTCCTACATGATCATCTCGGACGGTCAGGCCATGGTAGTGGATCCGGGACGGCACACGGAAGAATATCTGAAAATCGCGGAACAAGAAAACGCAAAGATTGTCGATATCATGGACACCCACTGCCATGCGGACCATATTTCCGGGGGGCCGGAGATCAGCCATAAAACGAGTGGCACTTACTATATCTCTACCGGAGAATTGCAAGGCGCTGATCTTCCACATGAACCGCTTGAAAAGTACGATTCGATCAAAGTGGGCTCTGTGGACGTAAAAGTCCTGGCGGTTCCGACCCCGGGACATACGCCGGGCAGCACCTCCTTCCTGATCAATGACAAGTACCTGTTGTCGGGAGACACGGTGTTTGTCGGGGGGCTTGGCCGCCCTGACCTGGGAGGCAAGGCCCGCGAGTGGGCACAATCCCTGTATGATACTGTGTTCAAAAAGTTGGCCGACCTGCCGGACTCAGTAATGGTGCTGCCTTCCCATTACGCAAGCCCTTCGGAAGTCAACGATAACGGCTATGTAGGTGCCCTTCTGGGAGAGATCCGCAAAAATAACGAAATCATGCGGACCGAAAACCGGGCCGAGTTTACCGAAATGGTTGTGGCTACCGCCGGTCAGTCCACTCCGCCCAATTTTGAAGAAATCCTGCAAATCAACATCGGAGCGGTTGAAGTGACTCCCGATAAAGCTGCGGAACTGGAGATCGGACCCAACCGCTGCGCTGTCCACCATGCTTAA
- the glf gene encoding UDP-galactopyranose mutase → MKVDWVVIGAGFTGATLAERLASQLDQKVLVIEKRDHIGGNSYDCYDKEGILIHKYGSHTFHTNSAMVWNYLSQFTEWRPYFHHVLVVVDGKKVPVPFNLNSIYTLFPKKYAEKLEELLIQHFGFGVKVPILKLREKASGDLSFLAEYIYQKVFYRYTLKHWELKPEELDASVTARVPVYISRDNRYFQDIFQGIPMPSYTALFSRMLNHPNIKLLLNTDYREVIDEIKFKRMIYTGPIDAFFDYRHGLLPYRSLYFDFVTKNQEYFQEAGTINYPNDYEFTRILEQKHLTGQISPKTTITFVYPQQYNPGKTDPYYPIPRAENRQLYNLYLKEAEQIKDRVLFAGWLADYKYYNMDQAVARALTLFKEIAEKRV, encoded by the coding sequence ATGAAGGTAGATTGGGTCGTTATTGGGGCTGGATTCACTGGTGCAACATTGGCCGAACGACTCGCTTCCCAACTGGACCAAAAGGTGTTAGTGATAGAGAAAAGGGATCATATTGGCGGTAATTCATACGATTGCTATGATAAGGAAGGCATCTTGATCCATAAATACGGTTCGCACACGTTCCATACAAACTCAGCTATGGTCTGGAACTATCTTTCCCAATTTACAGAATGGAGGCCCTACTTTCACCATGTGCTTGTCGTAGTGGATGGCAAGAAAGTCCCTGTTCCATTTAACCTTAACTCTATTTACACTCTTTTCCCCAAAAAGTACGCGGAAAAGCTTGAGGAATTACTTATCCAACACTTCGGTTTTGGAGTTAAGGTACCTATTCTGAAACTTCGGGAAAAAGCAAGCGGGGACCTTAGTTTTTTGGCAGAATATATCTATCAAAAGGTATTCTATCGCTATACCCTTAAACATTGGGAACTTAAGCCGGAAGAGTTGGATGCCTCCGTCACGGCGCGGGTACCGGTTTATATCAGCAGAGATAACCGTTATTTCCAAGACATTTTTCAAGGGATTCCTATGCCCAGTTACACCGCACTCTTCAGCCGAATGCTCAACCACCCCAATATCAAGTTGCTCCTGAATACGGACTATCGCGAAGTCATAGATGAAATCAAGTTTAAGCGCATGATTTACACCGGCCCTATCGATGCCTTCTTCGATTACAGACACGGCCTCCTTCCATACCGAAGTCTTTACTTTGATTTTGTTACAAAAAACCAAGAATATTTCCAAGAGGCTGGTACCATTAATTACCCTAATGATTATGAATTTACTCGCATTCTTGAACAAAAGCACCTCACCGGTCAAATCTCTCCAAAAACAACGATTACTTTTGTATACCCTCAACAGTATAATCCTGGGAAGACTGATCCCTATTATCCAATTCCCCGCGCGGAAAACCGACAACTCTACAACCTCTATTTAAAAGAGGCAGAACAAATAAAGGATCGTGTGCTATTTGCCGGATGGCTGGCGGATTACAAATACTACAATATGGATCAGGCGGTAGCACGTGCTTTGACTCTATTTAAAGAAATAGCGGAAAAAAGAGTCTGA
- a CDS encoding sulfurtransferase TusA family protein, which yields MSIFTVDKSIDCKGLSCPMPIVRTKKAIEEITPGQVLEVTATDPGSVADIRSWADRTGHQYLGTIQEDGAFKHYVRKSDPKEEKPEQKYPHVITNDELRQQLSSNPIVIDVREPAEYAFGHIPGAKSIPFGKLEERIEELRGYADREIYVVCRTGNRSDTACQILNEKGFAKVKNVVPGMSQWDGPVSKI from the coding sequence ATGAGTATTTTCACAGTCGACAAATCAATTGATTGCAAGGGACTTTCCTGTCCAATGCCCATTGTCCGCACCAAAAAAGCAATTGAAGAAATCACACCGGGGCAGGTACTTGAAGTGACAGCCACTGATCCGGGGTCGGTAGCGGATATCAGGAGTTGGGCTGACCGAACAGGCCATCAATATCTGGGAACGATTCAGGAAGACGGTGCTTTCAAGCATTACGTCCGTAAGTCGGACCCGAAAGAAGAAAAACCGGAACAAAAGTATCCGCATGTCATTACCAATGATGAATTACGGCAACAATTGAGCAGCAACCCGATTGTGATTGATGTGCGCGAACCCGCAGAGTATGCGTTTGGACACATTCCAGGGGCAAAGTCGATTCCCTTCGGGAAACTGGAAGAAAGAATTGAAGAATTGCGCGGTTATGCTGACCGGGAAATCTATGTAGTGTGCCGTACGGGCAACCGCAGCGACACAGCTTGTCAGATTCTGAACGAAAAAGGATTCGCCAAAGTGAAAAATGTCGTCCCCGGAATGTCCCAATGGGACGGCCCGGTCAGTAAAATTTAA
- the bcp gene encoding thioredoxin-dependent thiol peroxidase: MGLVREGQAAPDIAVPATNGERISVSDYRGKIVVLYFYPKDATPGUTNEALDFKAHLQGFEDAGAVILGVSPDSIKSHEKFIAKHELPFALLSDEEHKLAEAYGVWVEKNMYGKKYMGIERSTFVIDREGIIRKIYPKVKVKGHAEEVLEFVKTL, translated from the coding sequence ATGGGCTTGGTTCGGGAAGGACAAGCTGCTCCCGATATTGCCGTTCCGGCAACCAATGGAGAGCGGATTTCCGTCAGTGATTATCGAGGCAAGATTGTGGTACTGTACTTCTATCCAAAAGACGCTACACCCGGCTGAACCAACGAAGCCTTGGATTTCAAGGCTCATCTTCAAGGGTTTGAAGATGCGGGTGCAGTGATTCTTGGGGTTAGTCCCGATTCAATCAAATCACATGAAAAGTTTATTGCCAAGCATGAATTGCCGTTTGCTCTGTTGTCGGATGAAGAACACAAATTGGCGGAAGCATACGGCGTCTGGGTTGAAAAAAACATGTACGGGAAGAAGTACATGGGCATCGAACGGAGCACTTTTGTGATCGACAGGGAAGGGATCATTCGCAAGATTTATCCGAAAGTGAAAGTGAAAGGGCACGCAGAAGAAGTATTGGAGTTTGTCAAAACATTGTAA